From the Thermotoga sp. genome, one window contains:
- the rlmD gene encoding 23S rRNA (uracil(1939)-C(5))-methyltransferase RlmD, translating into MLEHVRIDKMVNGGYGLARLQSGKIVLVEGAYPGEEVLIKTFREKKDFAFGKVVSLIKESEDRIKPPCKYFGRCGGCHWMDIRYEKQLLYKKAIIEDLFERVGLSVEVEDVEPSDLVFHCRTKMEFHLQGRRLGLKQRGSDLVIDVRSCEVAPEGTNEILEIIREAIQVLNIPVYNRLTKRGVLKHVVVRYAFSTDQLMVIFVTKTESFPWGKSLVQAILKGLPKVHSIIHVMNSKDSVVLRGPYRTLYGEGVIVEEFDWEKFQIPPTAFFQSNYSVTSKLIDHVYRELDLRGNEVVLDLYAGIGTFSVRTSYSSAKVVAVESNRIAVKAGKANSNVNGRKNIEYVESDVREFLKSYQGRANRVILDPPRSGAGLDVMKEISKLSPERVVYVSCEPSTLVRDVQFLQKEGYSIERVKPFDMFPQTYHVETV; encoded by the coding sequence ATGCTGGAGCACGTGAGAATAGACAAAATGGTCAACGGAGGATACGGCCTTGCCCGGCTTCAGAGTGGAAAGATCGTCCTCGTAGAAGGAGCGTACCCCGGGGAAGAAGTATTGATCAAAACGTTTCGAGAGAAAAAGGACTTCGCTTTCGGAAAGGTAGTATCTCTGATAAAAGAATCGGAGGATCGAATAAAACCTCCCTGCAAGTATTTCGGTCGCTGCGGAGGGTGCCACTGGATGGACATAAGATACGAAAAGCAACTCCTCTACAAGAAAGCAATCATCGAAGATCTCTTTGAGAGAGTAGGGTTGAGTGTTGAAGTAGAGGATGTGGAACCCAGCGATCTCGTGTTCCATTGCAGAACGAAGATGGAGTTTCACCTTCAGGGAAGAAGACTGGGGCTGAAGCAGCGTGGTTCTGATCTTGTGATCGACGTCAGATCCTGTGAAGTGGCACCGGAAGGGACCAACGAAATACTGGAGATCATCAGGGAAGCGATTCAGGTGCTGAACATACCAGTTTACAATCGGTTGACAAAGAGAGGAGTACTGAAGCACGTTGTTGTCAGGTACGCCTTCAGCACAGATCAGCTCATGGTCATCTTCGTAACCAAGACAGAGTCCTTCCCGTGGGGGAAAAGTCTGGTTCAGGCCATTTTGAAAGGTCTTCCGAAGGTACACTCGATCATCCATGTGATGAATTCGAAAGATTCCGTCGTTTTGAGAGGGCCTTACAGAACTCTCTACGGAGAAGGAGTGATCGTGGAAGAGTTCGACTGGGAGAAGTTCCAGATCCCACCGACTGCTTTTTTCCAGAGTAATTATTCGGTCACCTCTAAACTGATAGACCACGTCTACAGAGAACTGGATCTTCGGGGAAACGAAGTGGTGCTCGATCTTTACGCGGGCATCGGAACGTTTTCGGTAAGAACGTCCTACTCCTCAGCGAAAGTCGTTGCCGTTGAATCGAACAGAATTGCAGTGAAGGCGGGGAAAGCTAACTCAAACGTGAACGGTCGAAAAAACATAGAGTATGTGGAAAGTGACGTTCGAGAGTTCTTAAAATCCTATCAGGGCAGGGCAAACAGAGTGATCCTGGATCCACCCAGGTCGGGAGCGGGGCTGGATGTGATGAAGGAAATCTCAAAGCTTTCTCCTGAAAGAGTTGTTTACGTCTCTTGCGAACCCTCCACACTGGTACGAGACGTCCAGTTTCTTCAAAAAGAAGGCTACTCTATCGAGCGGGTGAAACCTTTTGATATGTTTCCTCAGACCTACCATGTGGAAACGGT
- the argS gene encoding arginine--tRNA ligase: MLVNMVSERVEKAVSEQYGTAVDFEVEIPPRKEFGDLSTNVAMKLAKQLKRNPREIAQEIVGVLNEDSIFDRIEVMGPGFINFFFSNRTLQEVVKTILEQREEYGSENVGKGLKVQFEYGSANPTGPFTVGHGRQIVIGDVLSAVFKELGYDVTREMYINDGGKQIKLLAQSLWARYNQLLGVEKEIPEGGYRGEYLVDIAKELVNEIGDRYKGVWNEEVEEFFKSVALNRILSSMKNTLERMGSSFDVYYSEMSLIEDGTVEEVLKILREKNLVYEKDGALWLKVSAFVEEDDKVLVRSDGTYTYFMTDIAYHYKKYRRGFARVYDIWGSDHHGHIPRMKAAMKALDIPDDFFNVILHQFVTLRRGGETVRMSTRAGEFITLDELLDEVGKDATRYFFAMVDPNNHMVFDIDLAKAKTMDNPVYYVQYAHARISNLFLNAEKKGVEFEEGKNLDLLGNEEERTLMRNLGMFTCVLKEVVKMFAPNRLTNYLQMLSESFHVFYTKHVIVAPENRALSNARLNLALATKIVLKKGLELLGVSAPERM, translated from the coding sequence GTGCTGGTGAACATGGTCAGCGAAAGAGTTGAAAAAGCAGTTTCTGAACAGTATGGTACGGCCGTGGACTTCGAAGTCGAGATACCTCCGAGAAAGGAGTTTGGTGACCTCTCCACCAACGTCGCTATGAAGCTTGCAAAGCAGTTGAAAAGGAATCCTCGAGAGATAGCCCAGGAAATCGTCGGAGTACTCAATGAAGACAGTATCTTCGACAGAATAGAGGTCATGGGACCTGGCTTTATAAACTTCTTTTTCTCGAACAGGACCCTCCAAGAGGTCGTGAAAACGATACTCGAGCAAAGAGAAGAGTACGGTAGCGAGAATGTGGGAAAGGGATTGAAAGTACAGTTCGAATACGGAAGTGCAAATCCCACGGGACCTTTCACGGTGGGACACGGCAGGCAGATCGTGATCGGGGATGTGCTGTCAGCGGTCTTCAAGGAGCTCGGCTACGACGTCACAAGGGAGATGTACATAAACGATGGGGGAAAGCAGATAAAACTTCTGGCACAGTCTCTTTGGGCAAGGTACAACCAGTTGCTCGGTGTGGAGAAGGAGATACCGGAAGGTGGTTATCGTGGGGAATATCTTGTGGACATCGCAAAAGAGCTGGTGAACGAAATAGGGGATAGGTACAAAGGCGTGTGGAACGAAGAAGTGGAAGAGTTCTTCAAAAGCGTTGCTCTCAATCGTATCCTCTCCTCCATGAAGAATACACTGGAAAGGATGGGCTCATCGTTTGATGTCTATTACTCCGAAATGAGTCTCATAGAAGACGGTACCGTTGAAGAGGTGTTGAAGATACTGAGAGAGAAGAATCTGGTTTACGAAAAAGATGGAGCTTTGTGGCTTAAGGTGTCGGCGTTTGTAGAGGAAGACGACAAGGTCCTCGTGAGGAGCGATGGAACGTACACGTACTTCATGACGGACATTGCCTATCATTACAAGAAGTACAGAAGGGGATTTGCAAGGGTCTACGATATCTGGGGAAGTGACCATCACGGACACATCCCACGGATGAAGGCGGCGATGAAAGCTCTTGACATACCCGATGATTTCTTCAACGTCATTCTCCACCAGTTCGTCACGCTGAGACGTGGTGGAGAAACGGTTCGCATGTCTACAAGGGCGGGAGAGTTCATCACCCTGGACGAACTCCTGGACGAGGTGGGAAAAGATGCAACACGTTACTTTTTCGCCATGGTAGACCCAAACAATCACATGGTCTTCGACATCGACCTTGCCAAGGCAAAAACCATGGACAACCCCGTCTACTACGTTCAGTACGCACACGCGAGGATATCGAATCTTTTCCTGAACGCGGAGAAGAAGGGAGTTGAGTTCGAGGAGGGAAAGAATCTCGATCTTCTCGGAAATGAAGAAGAGAGAACTTTGATGAGGAACCTTGGAATGTTCACCTGTGTTTTGAAAGAAGTGGTCAAGATGTTCGCTCCGAACAGGCTCACCAACTACCTTCAGATGCTCTCAGAATCTTTCCATGTTTTTTACACGAAACACGTGATCGTTGCTCCTGAAAACAGGGCACTTTCAAACGCGAGGTTGAACCTTGCCCTCGCAACAAAGATCGTTTTGAAAAAAGGATTGGAACTCCTTGGAGTCTCAGCACCGGAAAGGATGTGA